Proteins found in one Deinococcus seoulensis genomic segment:
- the hemW gene encoding radical SAM family heme chaperone HemW has protein sequence MSADPAQPSPAPDVVRHLYVHVPFCPTICPYCDFHVLTRRAGLVERYLERLEVEAAALAATYAVELDTVYLGGGTPSFLRDAELEALVGSVRRHLGWGRLENTLEVNPGTVTPERAAHWRALGFDRASVGVQSLDDATLKFLGRQHDAQQAHEAVTTLIGTGFRVSGDLITAVPGQPLEADIQGLLDLGVGHVSAYTLTIEPGTEFARRGVTVQEEDERRGFEQTEALLTARGLTRYEISNYARPGQESRHNLAYWQGRTYLGLGPGAAGHYPADGGWQMADGAGPRAADVLTVRRTNPHLHEWLTGEAGEAEPIDAPEFVTDALFMGLRLRAGVNLGDLSRRSGLNVAGVYAAPIEANVARGLLALDGEQLRATPEGWWVLNRVITDFLEVEVTGQDTPGSDSPS, from the coding sequence GTGAGTGCCGACCCCGCCCAGCCCAGCCCTGCCCCGGATGTGGTGCGGCACCTGTACGTGCACGTGCCGTTCTGCCCGACCATCTGCCCGTACTGTGATTTTCATGTCCTGACACGCCGCGCCGGGCTGGTGGAACGCTACCTGGAGCGGCTGGAGGTCGAGGCGGCGGCGCTGGCCGCCACGTACGCCGTCGAGCTGGACACGGTGTACCTGGGGGGCGGGACGCCCAGTTTCCTGCGAGACGCGGAACTGGAGGCGCTGGTGGGCAGCGTGCGCCGTCACCTGGGCTGGGGCCGCCTGGAGAACACGCTGGAGGTGAATCCCGGCACGGTCACGCCGGAACGGGCGGCGCACTGGCGGGCGCTGGGCTTCGACCGGGCCAGCGTGGGCGTGCAGAGCCTGGACGACGCGACCCTGAAGTTCCTGGGCCGCCAGCATGACGCGCAGCAGGCGCACGAGGCGGTCACGACCCTGATCGGCACGGGCTTCCGGGTGAGTGGGGACCTGATCACGGCCGTGCCGGGGCAACCGCTGGAGGCGGACATTCAGGGCCTGCTGGACCTGGGCGTGGGGCACGTGAGTGCGTACACGCTGACCATCGAGCCCGGCACGGAATTCGCGCGCCGGGGCGTGACGGTGCAGGAGGAGGACGAGCGGCGCGGTTTCGAGCAGACCGAGGCGCTGCTGACCGCGCGCGGCCTGACCCGCTACGAGATCAGCAACTACGCCCGGCCCGGCCAGGAATCCCGGCATAACCTCGCGTACTGGCAGGGCCGCACGTACCTGGGGCTGGGGCCAGGGGCTGCGGGACATTACCCGGCAGATGGCGGATGGCAGATGGCGGATGGGGCCGGACCGCGCGCGGCGGACGTGTTGACGGTGCGGCGCACGAATCCGCACCTGCACGAGTGGCTGACCGGCGAGGCGGGCGAGGCAGAACCCATCGACGCGCCCGAGTTCGTGACGGACGCGCTGTTCATGGGCCTGCGTCTGCGTGCGGGCGTGAACCTGGGTGACCTGTCACGCCGCAGCGGGCTGAACGTGGCGGGGGTGTACGCGGCGCCCATCGAGGCGAACGTGGCGCGCGGCCTGCTGGCCCTGGACGGCGAGCAGTTGCGCGCCACGCCCGAGGGCTGGTGGGTCCTGAACCGCGTGATCACGGACTTCCTGGAGGTCGAGGTGACCGGCCAGGACACACCCGGTTCAGACAGCCCCAGCTGA
- a CDS encoding PaaI family thioesterase: MTDAPLTNDRQRTYTWADTAPTLAALRTLSGLEFMRAIARGDLPPSPVGMTLGMEPLREEDFTEGRAVFRLRPQEFHYNPIGSVHGGVFATLLDSALACAIHTTLPAGVGYTTLELKFNCIRPLIAGGPEVQAVGQVVATTRQTAIAEGRIVDDAGKLYAHATTTCLILR; encoded by the coding sequence ATGACCGACGCGCCCCTCACGAACGACCGCCAGCGCACCTACACCTGGGCCGACACCGCCCCCACCCTGGCCGCCCTGCGCACCCTCAGCGGCCTGGAATTCATGCGCGCCATCGCACGCGGCGACCTGCCCCCCTCGCCGGTCGGCATGACCCTGGGCATGGAACCCCTGCGCGAGGAGGACTTCACGGAAGGCCGCGCCGTGTTCCGCCTGCGACCCCAGGAATTCCACTACAACCCCATCGGCAGCGTGCACGGCGGCGTGTTCGCCACCCTGCTCGACTCCGCGCTGGCCTGCGCCATTCACACCACCCTGCCCGCCGGGGTGGGGTACACCACGCTGGAACTGAAATTCAACTGCATCCGCCCCCTGATCGCCGGCGGCCCGGAAGTGCAGGCCGTCGGGCAGGTCGTCGCGACCACCCGCCAGACTGCCATTGCCGAGGGCCGCATCGTGGACGACGCCGGAAAACTGTACGCGCACGCCACGACCACCTGCCTGATCCTGCGCTGA
- a CDS encoding bleomycin resistance protein — translation MTDNQSLLPVTEWAALVPELMVSDLPHSLDVYTRMFGFTLNYTRPGFAYLSLGRAQWMLEQAQPGKAWLTGPLEVPFGRGINFQIVHPELDALHERLLAAGYPLFAPLNTETYMEGDTPHTQRQVLVQDPDGYLLRFTD, via the coding sequence ATGACCGACAACCAATCCCTGCTGCCCGTCACCGAGTGGGCCGCGCTGGTGCCCGAGCTGATGGTCAGCGACCTGCCTCACAGCCTCGACGTGTACACCCGCATGTTCGGCTTCACGCTGAACTACACGCGGCCCGGTTTCGCGTACCTGAGTCTGGGCCGGGCGCAGTGGATGCTGGAGCAGGCTCAGCCGGGGAAAGCGTGGCTGACGGGGCCGCTGGAGGTGCCGTTCGGGCGCGGCATCAACTTCCAGATCGTGCATCCGGAGCTGGACGCCCTGCACGAGCGGCTGCTGGCGGCGGGCTATCCGCTGTTCGCGCCACTGAACACAGAGACGTACATGGAAGGCGACACGCCGCACACGCAGCGGCAGGTGCTGGTGCAGGACCCCGACGGGTACCTGCTGCGCTTCACGGACTGA